From the genome of Colletotrichum higginsianum IMI 349063 chromosome 4, whole genome shotgun sequence, one region includes:
- a CDS encoding WD domain-containing protein — MAVEGLGFLPGLDSIEYYGIGMGTDLTALDSRTARSQSPGGSSISLGPREEAQELMFKSIKDDASLLHHRRSCAPSPEPVVASDDTASKSITLQKKDTQQTAQSDEDYPKTPVVSSSSSLTITQTFAAPLESYLACPQPHEKRALCLLGDEDDREQRASSLENGSVVMGMRSVPGVYRVPARSLSPMDAVLRSKLGHMMERYLASHDVHDALTDQMEQISSRHGREDSVEIPGPEVEVAQSLGDSLSALDPLMPLATSAAADSVAAAVAAAVPGGPIEVGSDHHDPDSAISDMEADELHQLL; from the exons ATGGCCGTAGAAGGTCTCGGGTTCTTGCCCGGCTTAGACAGCATCGAATACTATGGCATCGGTATGGGCACAGATCTCACTGCGCTTGACTCCCGCACTGCCAGGAGCCAGTCGCCCGGCGGCTCGAGCATCAGTTTGGGACCAAGAGAAGAGGCACAAGAGCTCAT GTTCAAATCGATCAAAGACGACGCCAGCCTGTTACACCATCGTCGTTCTTGTGCACCGTCACCGGAGCCGGTCGTGGCCAGCGACGACACTGCCAGTAAAAGCATCACCCTGCAGAAAAAGGATACACAGCAGACAGCCCAATCGGACGAGGACTACCCAAAAACACCAGTGGTATCCTCTTCAAGCAGCTTGACGATAACCCAAACGTTCGCTGCGCCATTGGAGTCATATCTGGCGTGCCCTCAACCACACGAGAAGCGGGCTCTGTGTCTCCtaggcgacgaggacgaccgAGAACAGAGGGCAAGTTCCTTAGAAAATGGTTCCGTTGTCATGGGCATGAGAAGCGTGCCTGGCGTCTACAGAGTTCCAGCTCGAAGCCTTTCGCCCATGGATGCTGTCTTACGCTCGAAGCTTGGGCACATGATGGAGCGTTACCTGGCCTCCCATGATGTGCACGATGCCTTGACCGACCAGATGGAACAAATCAGCTCAAGACATGGGCGTGAAGACAGTGTTGAAATCCCAGGCCCAGAGGTTGAGGTCGCTCAGTCATTGGGAGACAGTCTCTCTGCCCTAGACCCCTTGATGCCATTGGCGACAAGTGCAGCGGCGGACAGtgtagccgccgccgtcgccgctgccgtaCCGGGCGGGCCCATTGAAGTTGGATCCGATCACCATGATCCGGATTCGGCCATCTCGGACATGGAGGCGGACG